A DNA window from Arachis hypogaea cultivar Tifrunner chromosome 18, arahy.Tifrunner.gnm2.J5K5, whole genome shotgun sequence contains the following coding sequences:
- the LOC140181701 gene encoding protein MAIN-LIKE 2-like, whose protein sequence is MGDDPARLYRLDGVAHIAGVINEEPQRCIRSMRRQQGMVLDDRYVPYLQMAGLYHLVRLNDRWFRLDEALDVAYQLGLPVDGRYVSGCLSEFHIYIEGGRSAWVWFEELLGVVPPPSQLFADKSGNRIHIRWLPFVARLEEMGTYSWGSAALAWLYRCMCRVANRNVIKLAGPLQLLQSWIFWRFPRFRPAGFETFSWPLASRYSTNLCLFQC, encoded by the exons atgggggacgatccggcacgGTTATATCGCTTGGACGGAGTCGCCCATATAGCTGGAGTCATCAACGAGGAG CCTCagcgatgcatcaggagcatgcggcggcagcagggcatggtCCTCGATGACAGATATGTTCCGTACCTACAGATGGCTGGTCTTTACCATCTTGTAAggctgaacgatagatggttccggTTGGACGAGGCCCTT gacgtggcataccagctggGTTTGCCAGTGGACGGGCGTTACGTCAGCGGCTGCCTATCAGAGTTCCATATATACATCGAGGGTGGCCGTTCAGCCTGGGTTTGGTTCGAGGAGTTGCTTGGAGTGGTACCTCCTCCTagccag CTTTTTGCGGACAAGTCCGGCAACcgcattcacatcagatggcttccgTTTGTAGCTAGGCTGGAGGAGATGGGGACCTACAGTTGGGGTTCTGCAGCACTtgcatggttgtaccggtgcatgtgccgagtggcgaACAGAAATGTTATCAAGCTAGCGGGCCCACTTCAGCTACTTCAGTCATGGATTTTCTGGCGATTTCCTCGGTTTAGGCCTGCAGGATTTGAGACGTTCAGCTGGCCATTGGCCTCGAGGTACTCTACTAATCTTTGTCTATTTCAATGCTAA
- the LOC112772583 gene encoding uncharacterized protein, with amino-acid sequence MNFNYGENHGKSVVATKQRKINKEEGRGESSSISSFICEICIDTKIETENFSMTGCSHSYCTDCVVKYVGSKLDDNVTNIRCPVPRCGGFLELDGCHEVLPKMVFDRWDKLLCEAAVVENESERFMYCPFKDCSALMIVDDDSPTESECPSCYRQICVT; translated from the coding sequence ATGAATTTTAACTACGGAGAAAATCATGGAAAGAGCGTCGTCGCCACAAAACAAAGGAAGATCAACAAAGAGGAGGGGAGAGGCGAGTCATCCTCGATTTCCTCGTTCATATGCGAAATCTGCATTGACACTAAAATCGAAACAGAAAATTTCTCTATGACTGGTTGCAGCCACTCATATTGTACAGATTGCGTGGTGAAGTACGTTGGTTCTAAACTTGACGACAACGTGACTAATATCCGGTGTCCGGTACCCCGATGTGGTGGTTTCTTGGAACTCGACGGTTGCCACGAGGTTCTGCCAAAGATGGTTTTTGATCGGTGGGATAAGTTGTTGTGTGAAGCTGCTGTTGTTGAGAACGAGAGCGAGAGATTCATGTATTGCCCCTTCAAGGACTGCTCTGCCCTTATGATCGTCGACGATGATTCACCGACGGAATCAGAATGCCCTAGCTGTTATAGGCAGATCTGCGTCACGTGA
- the LOC112772413 gene encoding inactive protein kinase SELMODRAFT_444075, with protein sequence MMSREQHKRGKEEKGSDGAEKVIVAVKASKEIPKTALVWSLTHVVQPGDCITLIVVVPSSQSFGRRLWGFPRFAGDCANTQKKSHSPTSSEQKSEITDSFSQMILQLHDIYDPNKINVKIKIVSGSPCGAVAAEARKAQANWVVLDKQLKQEEKQCMEELHCNIVVMKQSQAKVLRLNLNGSQKKDLEEAAPLHSKQDGKLGRQAKNKNDSLSSIKGAVVTPTSSPDVGTPSTATEAGTSSVSSSDPGTSPFFVSEMNNGESKKEETIKRNEEVDASSDSDSEKLSLSSATLRFQPWIKDLLLCKQSSQCREEGCHSKNQTSTARALMEKFSRLEREAEMEISSHMNELDLSGNVREAITLSRNAPPGPPPLCSICQHKAPVFGKPPRWFSYAELELATSGFSQANFLAEGGFGSVHRGVLPDGQVIAVKQHKLASSQGDVEFCSEVEVLSCAQHRNVVMLIGFCIENKRRLLVYEYICNGSLDTHLYGKKQEPLEWSARQRIAVGAARGLRYLHEECRVGCIIHRDMRPNNILITHDFEPLVGDFGLARWQQHRDTGVETRVIGTFGYLAPEYAQSGQITEKADVYSFGVVLVELVTGRKAVDLSRPKGQQCLTEWARPLLAEYAIEELIDPRLGNNYAENEVNCMLHAASLCMRRDPYSRPRMSQVLRILEGDMIMDTNYITATTPTTT encoded by the exons atgatgagtcGAGAACAGCATAAGCGAGGGAAGGAAGAAAAAGGTTCAGATGGTGCTGAGAAGGTTATTGTTGCTGTTAAGGCATCAAAGGAAATTCCAAAGACAGCACTTGTTTGGTCTCTGACTCATGTTGTTCAACCTGGGGATTGCATTACACTAATAGTGGTTGTGCCTTCTTCACAAAGTTTTG GAAGAAGATTATGGGGTTTTCCAAGGTTTGCTGGTGACTGTGCCAACACTCAAAAGAAATCTCATTCTCCAACTAGTTCAGAGCAGAAGAGTGAGATTACTGATTCTTTCTCTCAGATGATTCTTCAGCTCCATGACATCTATGATCCAAATAAG ATAAATGTCAAGATTAAAATTGTTTCTGGATCACCTTGTGGAGCAGTGGCTGCAGAAGCTAGAAAGGCCCAAGCCAATTGGGTTGTATTAGACAA GCagctaaaacaagaagaaaagcagTGTATGGAAGAGCTGCATTGCAACATTGTTGTTATGAAACAATCCCAAGCGAAAGTGCTCCGGTTGAATTTGAATGGATCACAAAAGAAGGATCTTGAAGAAGCAGCTCCATTACATTCCAAGCAAGATGGGAAGCTTGGAAGACAAGCCAAGAATAAGAATGATTCTTTGAGTTCCATAAAAGGAGCAGTTGTCACCCCAACTAGTAGTCCAGATGTAGGGACGCCTTCTACTGCGACTGAAGCCGGTACTTCATCTGTTTCAAGCTCTGATCCTGGAACTTCACCATTCTTTGTTTCTGAGATGAATAATGGTGAGTCAAAGAAAGAGGAAACTATTAAACGAAATGAAGAAGTTGATGCTAGTTCAGACTCGGATAGCGAAAAGTTGTCCCTATCCTCAGCAACCTTGAGATTCCAACCATGGATCAAAGATTTACTTTTATGCAAACAATCATCTCAATGCAGAGAAGAAGGATGCCATAGCAAGAATCAAACATCCACAGCTAGAGCTTTGATGGAAAAGTTCTCAAGGCTAGAAAGAGAAGCTGAAATGGAGATCTCAAGCCATATGAATGAGTTGGATTTGAGTGGAAATGTAAGAGAAGCAATAACATTATCAAGAAATGCTCCACCTGGTCCACCTCCATTGTGTTCAATATGCCAACACAAGGCTCCTGTTTTTGGGAAACCTCCAAGGTGGTTCAGCTATGCGGAGTTGGAACTCGCTACGAGTGGATTCTCTCAAGCTAATTTCTTGGCAGAAGGGGGATTTGGCTCTGTTCACAGAGGGGTCTTACCTGATGGACAAGTCATTGCTGTGAAGCAGCATAAACTGGCTAGTTCTCAGGGTGATGTTGAATTTTGCTCAGAGGTTGAAGTCCTCAGCTGTGCTCAGCATCGAAACGTTGTAATGCTCATTGGATTCTGTATTGAGAATAAGAGAAGGTTGCTGGTTTATGAGTACATATGTAATGGATCTCTGGACACTCACTTATATG GGAAAAAACAGGAACCATTAGAATGGTCAGCGCGTCAAAGAATTGCCGTTGGAGCTGCTAGAGGCTTGAGATATCTTCATGAGGAGTGCAGAGTAGGCTGCATTATCCACCGTGACATGCGGCCGAATAACATTCTTATCACCCATGATTTTGAGCCACTG GTTGGTGATTTTGGGCTAGCAAGGTGGCAGCAACATAGAGACACTGGTGTGGAAACTAGAGTGATTGGAACATTTGG GTATTTGGCTCCTGAATATGCTCAAAGCGGCCAAATAACAGAAAAGGCTGATGTTTACTCCTTTGGGGTGGTATTGGTGGAGCTTGTTACCGGACGAAAAGCTGTCGATCTTAGCAGGCCGAAGGGGCAGCAATGTCTTACTGAATGG GCACGACCATTGCTAGCAGAATATGCAATTGAGGAACTAATTGATCCGAGATTGGGAAATAACTATGCAGAAAATGAGGTCAATTGCATGCTTCATGCAGCTTCATTATGCATGAGGAGAGATCCTTATTCCAGACCACGCATGTCACAG GTTCTCAGAATACTGGAGGGTGACATGATCATGGACACAAATTACATTACAGCTACCACTCCCACCACCACATAa
- the LOC112770832 gene encoding PRA1 family protein F3, which produces MTTYGTIPTSSSPSSNLEFLSRAKQRIKEGLGTRRPWKLMFNLHSFGLPSGFSDALSRVRTNIAYFQMNYAIVVLLVLFLSLLWHPISLIVFVVLMAAWLFLYFLRDEPLTIFGRLISDRVILIVMSVLTVVLLLLTGATANILIALLVGVVLVVVHAALRRTDDLFFDEEEAAGLVQHHHHHHPGVASSS; this is translated from the coding sequence ATGACGACGTACGGAACCATCCCAACCTCCTCTTCTCCCTCCTCAAATCTGGAGTTCCTCTCACGCGCCAAGCAGCGGATCAAGGAGGGTCTAGGCACGCGCCGCCCATGGAAGCTCATGTTCAACCTCCACTCCTTCGGTCTCCCATCTGGATTCTCAGACGCGCTCTCGCGCGTGCGCACCAACATCGCTTACTTCCAGATGAACTACGCCATCGTCGTTCTCCTTGTTCTCTTCCTCAGCCTCCTATGGCACCCGATCTCGCTCATCGTCTTCGTCGTTCTCATGGCCGCGTGGCTCTTCCTCTACTTCCTCCGCGACGAGCCACTCACGATCTTTGGCCGCCTCATCAGTGACCGCGTCATCCTCATCGTCATGTCAGTGCTCACCGTCGTGCTCTTGCTGCTCACCGGTGCCACCGCAAACATACTCATCGCGCTCCTCGTCGGTGTGGTTCTGGTGGTGGTGCACGCCGCGCTGCGCCGGACGGACGACTTGTTCTTTGATGAGGAGGAGGCTGCTGGATTGGTAcaacaccaccaccatcatcaccCTGGTGTTGCTTCTTCCTCTTGA
- the LOC112771392 gene encoding peroxiredoxin-2E, chloroplastic has product MAASLTFSRLLTSPTTTHSLTSAALFPPKSLSSKLPLSPFSLKFNHSKPFKPCTFRTPSYATKSTTISATIAVGDKLPEATFSYLDDAGEVQTTTISDLTKGKKAILFAVPGAFTPTCSQKHVPGFVEKSAELKAKGVDTIACISVNDAFVMKAWKKDLKVNDEVLLLSDGNGTFTKAIGSELDLSDKPVGLGVRSRRYALLAEDGVVKVFNLEEGGAFTFSGADDLLKLL; this is encoded by the coding sequence atgGCCGCATCTCTCACCTTCTCCAGGCTCCTCACCTCTCCCACCACTACCCACTCTCTCACCTCCGCCGCCCTCTTTCCACCCAAATCCCTCTCTTCTAAActccccctttcccctttctCCCTAAAATTCAACCACTCCAAACCCTTCAAACCCTGCACCTTCCGCACCCCATCCTACGCCACCAAATCCACCACAATCTCTGCCACTATTGCCGTCGGCGACAAGCTCCCGGAAGCGACCTTCTCCTACCTAGACGACGCCGGCGAGGTTCAAACCACCACCATTTCCGACCTAACGAAGGGCAAAAAGGCCATCCTCTTCGCCGTCCCGGGAGCCTTCACACCAACCTGCTCGCAGAAGCACGTTCCGGGATTCGTGGAGAAGTCAGCGGAGCTGAAGGCCAAAGGCGTGGACACAATCGCGTGTATCTCGGTCAACGACGCATTCGTGATGAAGGCGTGGAAGAAGGACCTGAAAGTCAACGACGAGGTTTTGTTACTTTCTGACGGTAACGGAACGTTCACGAAGGCCATTGGGTCCGAGTTGGATCTGAGCGATAAGCCCGTTGGGCTTGGTGTTAGGTCAAGGAGGTACGCGCTCTTGGCGGAAGACGGTGTCGTTAAGGTCTTCAATTTGGAAGAAGGTGGTGCCTTCACTTTCAGTGGCGCTGATGATTTGCTCAAATTGCTTTGA
- the LOC112770831 gene encoding uncharacterized protein, which produces MDSEAEPPETENPPKRHKCSACYKQYKKKEHLIEHMKISYHSLHQPRCGVCQKHCKSFESLREHLTGPLPKGLCATIFSQQGCQLCLSIFDSAVSLREHLETCRLSSPAPMGTDAMPYISSQIDDLDSYDENGAGGRPRAIAMDCEMVGGGSDGTLEICARVCLVDEDENLIFHTYVQPIIPVTNYRYDITGLTEENLRNAMPLKEVQKNVLQILYNGESTGKVLDGGKARLLVGHDLEHDFDCLKLNYPKHLLRDTAKYRPLMKTNLVSHSLKYLTRTYLGYDIQSGAHDPYEDCISVMRLYKRIRGQIHKEEGYGTLTSNNNIGKSDCWESEKVSNLTPDELYAMSRSDYRCWCLDLRPNLAP; this is translated from the exons ATGGACTCTGAAGCTGAACCTCCTGAAACTGAAAACCCACCCAAAAG ACACAAGTGCTCGGCATGCTATAAGCAATACAAGAAAAAGGAGCATCTTATTGAGCACATGAAAATCTCTTACCACTCTCTTCATCAGCCGAGATGTGGGGTTTGTCAAAAGCATTGCAAATCTTTTGAGTCTCTCAGGGAGCATCTTACCG GTCCTTTGCCAAAAGGACTTTGTGCAACAATTTTCTCTCAACAAGGTTGTCAACTTTGCTTGTCAATATTTGATAGTGCCGTATCTCTCAGGGAGCATTTAGAAACATGCCGCTTATCTTCCCCTGCTCCTATG GGAACCGATGCAATGCCCTATATAAGCTCCCAAATTGACGATCTAGATTCCTATGATGAAAATGGTGCTGGTGGACGTCCTAGAGCAATTGCAATGGATTGTGAAATGGTTGGTGGTGGGAGTGATGGAACGCTGGAAATTTGTGCAAGAGTATGCTTGGTTGACGAAGACGAGAATTTAATCTTCCACACATATGTACAGCCAATAATCCCTGTTACTAACTACAG ATATGATATAACTGGGTTGACTGAAGAGAATCTTAGAAATGCTATGCCACTGAAGGAGGTTCAGAAAAATGTATTGCAAATTCTATATAACGGAGAATCCACTGGCAAAGTTCTAGATGGGGGGAAGGCCAGGCTTCTTGTGGGGCATGACTTAGAACACGATTTTGATTGCTTGAAATTGAATTATCCCAAACACTTGCTGAG GGACACTGCAAAGTATCGACCATTGATGAAGACAAACTTGGTTAGCCATTCGCTCAAGTATCTTACCCGAACATATCTAGG TTATGATATCCAAAGCGGCGCTCATGATCCATATGAAGACTGTATTTCTGTGATGAGACTATATAAGAGAATTCGAGGTCAAATTCATAAGGAGGAAGGCTATGGAACATTGACTTCCAATAACAACATAGGCAAGTCCGATTGTTGGGAATCCGAGAAAGTAAGTAACCTCACACCAGATGAACTATATGCCATGTCAAGATCAGACTACAGATGTTGGTGTTTGGATTTGAGACCAAACTTGGCACCCTGA
- the LOC112772588 gene encoding uncharacterized protein: MATSISSDHKQLDYHVICARIYPLVRADASVSIKVLQEATEATYGFMPSYRKVWLAKQKAVAQIYGDWEESYADLPRWILGVTCTMEGSIALLKTSPVRVGDQVDEDRVFFHRMFWTFPPCIEAFRHCKPLINIDGTHLYGKYGGTLLLAIAQDGKSNILPVGFALVEGENADSWSYFLSNLRRHVTPQQGILVISDRHNGIKAALESPDSGWQPPHAYRAFCIRHVAANFALTFKGQDARRWLVNAAYAKTEAEFDYWFDIMRTENPAMCEWANKMPYERWTQHKDGGRRYGHMTTNISECVNSVLKGTRNLPVTSLVKSTYLRLAELFVVCGQTAEAQLGSGHRFSQVVVKAIERNLKESRCFTVTVFDRHQLDYTVAETTPTGKFSLGSYRVSLRDHTCDCGYFQALHYPCCHALACCAQSRLDWATYVDEVYTMSEVFKVYEMSFSPCIPKGLWPPYDGPTVIPDPGMRRAREGRPRSTRIRNNMDKADTSRPKRCGLCRQPGHTRRVCP; encoded by the coding sequence ATGGCCACATCGATATCAAGCGACCACAAGCAGCTTGATTATCATGTTATCTGTGCGAGAATCTATCCATTGGTTCGAGCTGATGCGTCGGTGTCTATTAAGGTGTTGCAAGAGGCCACGGAGGCGACTTATGGATTCATGCCTAGTTATCGGAAGGTGtggttggcgaagcagaaggcagtAGCGCAAATATATGgtgattgggaggagtcatatgcAGATCTGCCTCGGTGGATCCTTGGAGTCACATGCACGATGGAAGGTTCGATTGCTCTATTGAAGACGTCCCCGGTTAGGGTGGGTGACCAAGTTGACGAGGATAGAGTTTTCTTTCATCGGATGTTCTGGACGTTTCCTCCGTGTATTGAGGCTTTCCGCCACTGTAAGCCGCTGATAAACATCGACGGCACACACCTGTATGGCAAATATGGCGGGACGTTGTTGTTGGCGATCGCACAGGATGGTAAGTCGAACATTTTGCCTGTTGGGTTTGCACTCGTGGAGGGAGAGAACGCAGATTCTTGGTCGTACTTTCTATCGAACCTTAGAAGGCATGTCACTCCACAGCAAGGTATTCTCGTGATCTCTGACAGACACAACGGCATCAAGGCTGCATTAGAGAGCCCCGATAGTGGTTGGCAACCCCCCCATGCTTATCGGGCATTTTGTATTCGGCATGTTGCTGCAAATTTTGCCCTCACTTTCAAGGGGCAGGATGCGCGGAGGTGGTTGGTAAATGCCGCGTATGCGAAGACGGAAGCAGAATTTGACTATTGGTTTGATATAATGAGGACGGAGAACCCGGCCATGTGCGAATGGGCAAACAAAATGCCTTATGAGAGGTGGACACAGCATAAGGATGGTGGGAGAAGATACGGTCACATGACCACCAACATCTCTGAGTGTGTGAACTCTGTCTTAAAGGGCACAAGAAATCTCCCGGTGACGTCTCTGGTTAAGTCGACATATCTCCGGTTGGCCGAGTTGTTTGTTGTCTGTGGGCAGACGGCAGAGGCACAGTTAGGGTCCGGGCACCGGTTTTCACAGGTAGTAGTTAAGGCCATTGAGCGTAATCTGAAGGAAtcgaggtgcttcacggtgacagTGTTTGATAGGCATCAGCTTGACTATACTGTGGCTGAGACGACTCCCACCGGGAAATTCTCTTTGGGTAGCTATCGGGTTTCTCTGAGGGATCACACCTGCGATTGTGGATACTTCCAGGCGCTTCACTACCCCTGCTGCCATGCCCTCGCATGCTGTGCGCAGTCACGCCTAGATTGGGCAACTTATGTTGATGAGGTGTACACCATGTCTGAGGTCTTTAAGGTGTATGAGATGTCCTTTTCACCATGTATTCCAAAGGGGCTTTGGCCACCATATGACGGGCCGACGGTTATACCCGATCCGGGCATGAGAAGGGCTAGAGAAGGACGACCACGGTCCACCCGCATCCGCAACAACATGGACAAAGCCGACACCAGCCGACCTAAGAGGTGTGGTCTGTGCAGGCAGCCCGGTCATACCCGACGGGTTTGCCCTTAG